In the Marinobacter sp. Arc7-DN-1 genome, CCAGTGCCGCTGCGCCCATAAACCGGCGACGGCTCTGGCCGCTTTCCGGTAGCTCCGGTGTAGCCTTGGTCAGATCATCTTTCTTTTTCATAACATCCAACTCCGTTATTGATAATGGCGGTTTTTACTTCTCATGCTTTCTTTTTTTTCGACTGCTCAGGTCACCTGAACCACCGGGATTTCCTCCGGATGGCCGGGCGCGTTATGACCCCGGCGTTTGCCGCGACGCTTGACGATCAGCGGCGGGCACTTGTGGTCATCGAAATAGGTCATCTGGCAATCCAGGCAGTAGTGACATTCCATGTAGTTAATGTGCCCGTCCGGGTGAATGGCCTGAACTTCACACTCGTGATCACACAGCCGGCAGGGGTTGCCGCATTCCTTGCGCCGCTTTAGCCAGTCAAACACCCGCAGCTTGGTGGGCAATGCCAGCGCCGCGCCCAGGGGGCACAGATACCGGCAAAAGGCCTTGCGGGTGAACAGATTGACCACCAGCAACAGGACGGCGTAGGTGACAAAGGGCCAACTGCGGTCGAACTTGAGGGTGATCGCAGTTTTGAAGGGTTCCACCTCGGCCAGGCGCTCGGCGGTGGCCATGGAGTCCAGCGACACCCCGAACAGCACCAGCAGAATGATGTATTTGATGGCCCACAGCCGTTCATGCCAGGCAAAGGGCACGCTGTACTGGGGCACCCTGAGCTTGCGGGCAATCTCGTTCAGTAACTCCTGCAGGGCCCCGAACGGGCACAGCCAGCCACAGTAAACCGCCCGACCCCAGAGCAGGATGATGCCGGCCACCACCGCCCAGAGTACAAACAGCATCGGATCGATCAGGAAGGTTTCCCAACTGAAGCCGCTGATCAGGCTGTTCACAAAGGTCAGCACATTCACGATGGAGAGCTGCCCCAGGGCGTACCAGCCGATGAAGAACAGGGTGTAGGTCAGGAAGGCATGGCGGATCCAGCGCAGCATCCTCGGCTTCTGCACCAGCCAGTCCTGGAAAAACAGAATGAACAGCAGCACACCGATGCCAATACCGAGCACCACAATCTGGAACTCCCGCTGGTGCCACATCTGCACCCACATGGGCTGGTCCGCCAGCATGTCCTCTTCGGTCATTACCGGTTCCGGGCGGGTGTAGTACTGATCCGGCAGCTGGTAAGTAAGCGGAAATACCTGGAACTCGCTGTCCAGCGGACCGGTCTGGCGTTTGACGGTAAGCTCCAGGGTCCATTCAGAGCCCGGATCAAATTTATATTGCTGCCGGATAATGAAGATCGCCATCTCTTTGAAGTCCGGCATGCCCTCAGCGTAAACGTCGCTCAACCGGTAAAAATCCAGGTCACGGAAGTTGAAAGTATCACCGAACTGGCGGATCTGGATGCGGTCGAAGATACCGCCACGAACATAACCGGAACCCTTGAACGAGTATTCGCCATTGGCCATCACGGCGATGGCATGTTCGCCCTCCTTAAGCTCCGAAGTCAGCCACTGGAACTGGCTCTCGCCCAACAGGTTACGGCCGATGGTTGGCACATCCAGATAGGCGATGTACAGATCAATCAGGGGCTTGCCGCGCTGTTTCGGCGGTGTTGTGTCGATCCCCTCCGCATCCGTGCCCTTGAAGGCGTCATCCGCCTGGCCACGGGTCAGCTTCAGCCGGCGCACGGAACCTTCGTCGGTGAGTGCCTGCCAGCCTTTTTCCTG is a window encoding:
- the nosR gene encoding transcriptional regulator NosR, whose protein sequence is MSIMAMALNAAPVTEYDPVAGRQVIQKAFPTVTTVVPREDNRAIQELYAGDELKGYAYQSLDFIQTPAYSGKPLNIVVVLDTDGKIVSSRVIEHHEPILLVGIPESKLHDFTDQYVGLAADQRVTVGGTTSEHKVAVDGLSGATVTVMVVNEVIMKSAHRVGAELGLVQSLSDDRPPAASVQTDSFQEKGWQALTDEGSVRRLKLTRGQADDAFKGTDAEGIDTTPPKQRGKPLIDLYIAYLDVPTIGRNLLGESQFQWLTSELKEGEHAIAVMANGEYSFKGSGYVRGGIFDRIQIRQFGDTFNFRDLDFYRLSDVYAEGMPDFKEMAIFIIRQQYKFDPGSEWTLELTVKRQTGPLDSEFQVFPLTYQLPDQYYTRPEPVMTEEDMLADQPMWVQMWHQREFQIVVLGIGIGVLLFILFFQDWLVQKPRMLRWIRHAFLTYTLFFIGWYALGQLSIVNVLTFVNSLISGFSWETFLIDPMLFVLWAVVAGIILLWGRAVYCGWLCPFGALQELLNEIARKLRVPQYSVPFAWHERLWAIKYIILLVLFGVSLDSMATAERLAEVEPFKTAITLKFDRSWPFVTYAVLLLVVNLFTRKAFCRYLCPLGAALALPTKLRVFDWLKRRKECGNPCRLCDHECEVQAIHPDGHINYMECHYCLDCQMTYFDDHKCPPLIVKRRGKRRGHNAPGHPEEIPVVQVT